Proteins encoded together in one Diceros bicornis minor isolate mBicDic1 chromosome 18, mDicBic1.mat.cur, whole genome shotgun sequence window:
- the MRPL45 gene encoding large ribosomal subunit protein mL45: MAATVLRRVSCLSRALGWWSPQPVLVTQSTSVIPVRTKKRFTPPTYEPKFKSEKEFVEHARKAGLVIPPERLERPIHLACTAGIFDAYVPPEGDARVSSLSKEGLARRAERLKKNVASQLSIRRIRECDANFKIKDFPEKAKDIFIEAHLCLNNSDHDRLHTLVTENCFPDMVWDIKYKTVRWSFVESLEPPQVVQVRCSNLLNQGNMYGQITVRMHTRQTLAIYDRFGRLMYGQEDVPKDVLEYVVFEKHLVNPYGSWRMHGKIVPPWAPPKQPILKTVMIPGPQLKPWEDYEEPQGEAHKPQLA, encoded by the exons ATGGCAGCCACCGTGCTGCGGAGAGTGTCTTGCCTATCCAGGGCTTTAGGATGGTGGTCTCCGCAG CCAGTCTTGGTGACTCAGTCCACATCTGTAATTCCAGTGAGAACTAAAAAACGTTTCACACCCCCTACTTATGAACCTAAATTCAAATCCGAAAAGGAGTTTGTAGAACATGCCCGGAAAGCAGGACTGGTCATTCCTCCGGAACGTCTGGAGCGTCCCATACATCTGGCCTGTACAG CTGGTATCTTTGATGCCTATGTTCCTCCAGAGGGTGATGCTCGAGTGTCGTCTCTTTCAAAGGAAGGACTGGCACGGAGAGCTGAGCGATTGAAGAAGAATGTGGCATCACAATTGTC AATTCGGAGGATAAGAGAATGTGatgctaattttaaaataaaggactTCCCTGAAAAAGCTAAAGATATCTTCATTGAAGCTCACCTTTGTCTAAACAA ctCAGACCATGACCGGCTTCATACCTTGGTAACTGAAAACTGTTTTCCG GACATGGTCTGGGACATCAAATATAAGACCGTCCGCTGGAGCTTCGTAGAATCTTTAGAGCCACCTCAGGTGGTTCAGGTTCGCTGTTCAAATCTGCTGAACCAGGGCAACATGTATGGCCAGATCACTGTCCGCATGCACACCCGGCAG ACTCTGGCCATCTATGACCGGTTTGGCCGATTGATGTATGGACAGGAAGATGTGCCCAAGGATGTCCTGGAGTATGTTGTCTTTGAAAAGCACCTGGTAAACCCCTATGGGAGCTGGAGAATGCATGGCAAGATTGTCCCCCCATGGGCACCCCCTAAGCAGCCCATCCTTAAG ACCGTGATGATCCCTGGTCCCCAGCTGAAACCCTGGGAAGACTATGAAGAGCCACAAGGAGAGGCCCATAAGCCTCAGCTAGCCTGA